A region from the Salicibibacter cibarius genome encodes:
- the ltrA gene encoding group II intron reverse transcriptase/maturase encodes METKLARITELAKNNSDMTFTSLAHLLNSEYLMQCHHQLPNRKAPGVKGTTKMTYEQNLEENIEDLVLRMKQKSYCPSPAKRVYIPKDEKGKKRPLGIPEHEDKIVQKGMAPILNAIYENDFLDCSFGFRPQRNCHDALKVLNVYIEKRPVSYIVDVDIKGFFDHVDHKWMMAFLRERIVDPSFLRIIARFLKGGYMKQAKHYKTESGTPQGNLISPILANVYLHYVLDLWFERHVKKRIKGQAYLVRYADDFVCCFQYQEDAYAFYDALKLRLNKFNLEVAEDKTKIISFGRFAEENHKRAGKGNPPTFDFLGFTHYCSKSKEGKFRVKRKTSKKKMASKLKRNNEWLKANRHLDIKDIVRKLNRSLQGYYNYYCITDNVTTVVKFQDAVIQQFFKWMNRRSQRKSFGWEKFRLFLNKFPLPEPRAKVNIYELRNHISYIL; translated from the coding sequence ATGGAAACAAAACTTGCTAGGATAACGGAATTAGCTAAGAACAACTCAGATATGACATTCACATCTCTTGCACACTTGCTGAACAGTGAATACCTCATGCAATGTCATCACCAACTTCCTAATCGTAAAGCACCTGGGGTAAAGGGAACAACCAAGATGACGTATGAGCAAAATCTTGAGGAGAATATCGAAGATTTAGTGCTTAGAATGAAGCAGAAGAGTTATTGTCCCAGCCCAGCTAAGCGGGTCTATATTCCAAAGGATGAGAAGGGAAAGAAAAGACCACTGGGCATTCCTGAACATGAAGACAAAATTGTTCAGAAAGGAATGGCGCCCATTTTGAACGCCATCTATGAGAATGATTTTCTGGACTGTTCATTTGGTTTTCGTCCCCAACGCAACTGCCACGATGCATTGAAGGTATTAAATGTGTATATAGAGAAAAGACCTGTGAGTTACATCGTTGATGTGGACATCAAAGGCTTCTTTGATCATGTTGACCACAAGTGGATGATGGCTTTCCTGAGAGAGCGTATTGTAGACCCGAGCTTTCTCCGAATCATTGCTCGGTTTCTCAAGGGCGGGTACATGAAGCAGGCGAAACACTATAAGACTGAGAGCGGAACGCCTCAGGGAAACCTGATATCGCCGATACTAGCGAATGTCTACCTGCACTATGTTCTGGACCTTTGGTTTGAAAGACATGTGAAGAAAAGAATCAAAGGGCAGGCCTATCTTGTGCGGTACGCAGATGACTTTGTCTGTTGCTTTCAGTATCAGGAGGATGCGTATGCATTCTATGATGCCCTTAAGCTAAGGTTGAACAAATTTAACCTCGAAGTGGCGGAGGATAAGACGAAAATTATTTCTTTTGGGAGGTTCGCTGAGGAAAATCATAAAAGGGCTGGGAAAGGAAATCCACCAACATTTGATTTTCTGGGCTTCACACATTACTGCAGCAAGAGCAAGGAAGGCAAATTTCGTGTGAAACGCAAAACAAGTAAAAAGAAAATGGCCTCCAAGTTAAAGCGAAATAACGAATGGCTGAAAGCTAATCGTCATCTGGACATAAAGGACATTGTCCGTAAACTAAACCGTTCTCTGCAGGGTTATTACAACTACTATTGCATCACAGACAACGTAACCACTGTGGTGAAGTTTCAGGATGCGGTCATCCAACAATTTTTCAAATGGATGAACCGGAGAAGCCAACGAAAGTCGTTCGGCTGGGAGAAGTTTCGGCTATTTCTTAATAAGTTTCCGTTGCCTGAACCAAGAGCAAAGGTTAACATCTATGAACTAAGGAATCATATTAGCTATATTCTGTGA
- a CDS encoding YqeG family HAD IIIA-type phosphatase, translating to MLSSMMPDQFAESIYDIDREALRKKGIKGVITDLDNTLVAWDTTDATPELLKWLDDLHDEGFKVTIVSNNNRKRVRTFSEPTGVSFIYSAKKPMKRSFRRAAEEMGLKKEEVAVIGDQILTDVFGGNRGGYYTILVAPVSETDKWTTKVNRKIERLIMRKRKMNRTTGGERMK from the coding sequence ATGTTATCTTCGATGATGCCGGATCAATTTGCCGAAAGCATATATGACATTGATCGGGAGGCGTTACGTAAAAAAGGCATAAAAGGAGTCATCACCGATCTTGATAATACGCTCGTTGCCTGGGATACAACCGACGCAACACCAGAGCTATTGAAGTGGCTCGATGATCTTCACGACGAAGGGTTTAAAGTAACAATCGTGTCCAATAATAACAGGAAACGTGTGCGAACGTTTTCCGAACCGACAGGGGTTTCTTTTATTTATTCAGCAAAAAAGCCAATGAAGCGTTCGTTTCGACGGGCAGCGGAGGAAATGGGACTCAAAAAAGAGGAAGTAGCGGTTATTGGCGATCAAATCCTTACGGATGTTTTCGGAGGCAATCGCGGCGGATATTATACAATCCTCGTTGCGCCTGTTTCGGAAACAGATAAATGGACGACAAAGGTGAATCGTAAAATTGAACGATTGATTATGCGCAAACGTAAAATGAACCGAACGACGGGAGGGGAACGGATGAAATGA
- the yqeH gene encoding ribosome biogenesis GTPase YqeH, translating to MSENTIICSGCGVPVQTSEPSQMGYAPPAALDRDVIVCRRCFRLKHYNEIPDVPLQADDFHRMLKTIGQTDALLVMLVDLFDVEGSWLLERSALRNNPLLLVGNKRDLLPQSVNERKLKTWLKKDALQRGWAPADVLLMNAFKGEDVMEVAASVDELRHGKDVYIIGSTNVGKSTFINQIIKQFEGDDEQLITTSTFPGTTLAFIDLPLDDGRKLFDTPGVINPKQMLARLPQREMAALQPKKEIKPIVHQLQSEQTLFFGGLARMDFVKGEANHFVCYFPPDFKPHRTKLSAADALYEKHAGEDLLSPPGKKSLAEIPPFKRQSFYIQQDKTDVVIPGLGWVTVGNAGAYIDVYVPEHVEVIIREAII from the coding sequence ATGAGCGAAAACACGATAATTTGCTCCGGCTGTGGTGTCCCGGTGCAAACATCTGAACCTTCTCAAATGGGCTATGCCCCTCCTGCTGCCCTTGACCGCGATGTCATTGTTTGCCGGCGTTGTTTCCGTTTAAAGCATTACAATGAAATCCCGGATGTGCCCTTGCAAGCAGATGACTTTCACCGGATGTTGAAAACCATCGGGCAAACCGACGCGTTGCTTGTGATGCTTGTGGACCTCTTTGACGTTGAAGGAAGCTGGCTGTTGGAAAGGAGCGCTTTAAGAAACAATCCGTTGCTCCTCGTCGGCAATAAGCGTGATTTATTGCCGCAGTCGGTGAATGAACGCAAGCTGAAAACGTGGCTTAAAAAAGATGCGTTGCAAAGAGGTTGGGCCCCGGCGGATGTATTATTGATGAATGCTTTTAAGGGAGAAGACGTAATGGAAGTTGCCGCTAGCGTGGACGAGCTACGGCATGGAAAAGACGTGTATATCATTGGAAGTACGAATGTGGGGAAGTCAACGTTCATCAATCAAATCATCAAACAGTTTGAAGGGGACGATGAACAGTTGATTACAACGTCAACGTTTCCGGGCACAACCTTGGCCTTCATTGACCTCCCGTTGGATGATGGGCGCAAACTCTTTGATACACCTGGCGTCATTAACCCCAAACAAATGTTAGCGAGGCTTCCGCAACGGGAAATGGCGGCTCTGCAACCGAAAAAAGAAATCAAGCCAATCGTGCATCAACTTCAATCGGAACAAACCTTGTTTTTCGGCGGCCTCGCCCGCATGGACTTTGTAAAGGGAGAGGCTAATCATTTCGTTTGTTACTTTCCGCCTGACTTTAAACCTCATCGCACGAAGTTAAGCGCGGCCGATGCGTTGTATGAAAAACATGCAGGGGAAGATTTGTTATCGCCGCCAGGGAAAAAATCGCTCGCTGAAATCCCGCCTTTTAAACGGCAATCTTTTTATATTCAACAAGATAAAACGGACGTTGTTATTCCCGGTTTAGGATGGGTAACTGTCGGGAATGCAGGTGCATACATCGACGTTTACGTCCCGGAGCATGTGGAAGTTATCATAAGAGAGGCGATTATTTGA
- the aroE gene encoding shikimate dehydrogenase: protein MENYAVIGHPISHSKSPFIHNSHFETVGRKAIYTSYDVSPGDLGAAVEAFQTLGVKGFNVTVPHKVEIIPFLDFVDEEALEIGAVNTVVNREGKWHGYNTDGKGYLNGLIEMTGDALKQMRVLVIGAGGAARAVTTVLARHGVEQLAITNRTTARADELKANLAGYLDVDVLDRSSARRTLPSFDLVINTTSLGMNGEDALPMEIEDMKTDVYLSDLIYNPLETRWLQIGKSKARAIQNGFSMFIEQAALAYEIWTEKRADRAFMARMIHEEMEQNETNQ, encoded by the coding sequence ATGGAAAATTATGCAGTGATCGGTCACCCGATCAGCCATTCAAAATCTCCGTTTATTCACAATAGCCACTTTGAAACGGTGGGGAGAAAAGCCATTTATACGAGTTACGATGTGTCTCCCGGAGACCTCGGCGCTGCCGTTGAGGCATTTCAAACGTTGGGAGTGAAGGGGTTTAACGTTACTGTCCCCCATAAAGTAGAGATCATCCCGTTTCTGGATTTTGTGGATGAAGAAGCATTGGAAATCGGTGCGGTCAACACCGTTGTCAACCGTGAGGGCAAGTGGCATGGGTATAACACAGACGGCAAGGGTTATTTGAACGGACTAATAGAGATGACCGGCGATGCTCTTAAGCAGATGCGCGTGCTCGTGATCGGTGCGGGTGGCGCAGCACGGGCAGTGACTACCGTTTTGGCGAGACACGGCGTCGAACAACTGGCTATCACGAATCGCACAACTGCACGCGCTGATGAATTGAAAGCAAACCTTGCCGGCTATCTTGATGTGGACGTATTGGACAGATCGAGCGCGCGACGGACGCTGCCTTCTTTTGACCTCGTGATTAATACGACATCACTAGGGATGAATGGAGAAGATGCGTTGCCGATGGAGATCGAGGATATGAAGACGGACGTTTATTTGAGTGACTTGATCTATAATCCTTTGGAAACCCGGTGGTTGCAAATCGGAAAATCGAAGGCAAGAGCCATCCAGAATGGCTTTTCCATGTTTATTGAGCAAGCGGCGCTTGCCTATGAAATTTGGACCGAAAAGCGTGCGGATCGTGCGTTTATGGCTCGCATGATTCACGAGGAGATGGAGCAAAATGAAACTAACCAATAA
- the yhbY gene encoding ribosome assembly RNA-binding protein YhbY — protein MKLTNKQQKYLRTEAQALKPIFQVGKNGVNPNLVTQVRDALEARELVKITILQNCPEDKKQVAQKLSERSESTLVQVIGFTIILFKPAKENSMLPEA, from the coding sequence ATGAAACTAACCAATAAACAGCAAAAATATTTGCGTACGGAAGCACAGGCGCTCAAACCGATTTTTCAAGTCGGCAAAAACGGGGTCAATCCCAACTTGGTCACACAAGTCCGCGATGCATTGGAAGCGCGCGAGTTGGTAAAAATTACGATTTTGCAAAACTGCCCGGAAGATAAAAAGCAAGTCGCACAAAAATTATCGGAACGAAGTGAGTCGACGCTCGTGCAAGTGATCGGATTCACGATCATTTTGTTTAAGCCTGCGAAAGAGAATTCAATGTTGCCTGAGGCTTGA
- a CDS encoding nicotinate-nucleotide adenylyltransferase, with protein sequence MGRKIGLLGGTFDPPHLAHLMIAQESMDACKLNEVWFIPTSIPPHKQNEDMANADDRVEMTRLAINDRAPFRLCTIELDREGPSYTLDTMKILKQKYANDEFYFIIGSDMAASLHTWNGIEELNKLVTFIVTTRPDYAVDSPFEKDFIKVNVPEMELSSSDVRERVKKQISIRYLVPEAVRTYVEENRLYGS encoded by the coding sequence ATGGGGAGAAAAATCGGATTATTGGGAGGGACATTCGATCCGCCGCATTTGGCTCATCTCATGATCGCGCAAGAATCCATGGACGCGTGTAAGTTGAATGAAGTTTGGTTTATACCGACGAGCATTCCTCCGCATAAGCAAAATGAAGATATGGCAAATGCGGACGACCGGGTTGAAATGACTCGGCTGGCGATCAATGATCGTGCTCCCTTTCGATTGTGCACGATTGAATTGGATCGGGAAGGTCCATCGTATACATTGGACACGATGAAAATCTTGAAACAGAAATACGCCAATGATGAATTTTATTTTATTATTGGAAGTGACATGGCCGCGAGCTTGCATACGTGGAATGGGATCGAGGAATTAAATAAACTTGTCACGTTTATCGTAACGACACGCCCGGATTACGCTGTGGACTCTCCATTTGAAAAAGATTTTATCAAAGTTAATGTCCCTGAAATGGAGCTTTCTTCTTCGGATGTTCGAGAACGGGTGAAGAAACAGATAAGCATCCGCTACCTCGTTCCCGAAGCGGTGAGAACGTATGTAGAGGAGAATCGTCTGTATGGCTCATGA
- the yqeK gene encoding bis(5'-nucleosyl)-tetraphosphatase (symmetrical) YqeK, whose product MAHEQFQQKVQQMLPKERYDHTLGVMQTAVSLAKRYEVDEDKTELAALLHDYAKPLPKEQLIATIKRHEPDENFSEHGGVLLHAPAGAYIVQEEFGIQDNDIFSAIYWHTTGRPQMSLFEKIIFLADYMEPGRSFPGIEEVRKLAEVDLDGALLAAYTNTIQHLVASKRMVHPMTLAAYNDAIAQKNKRGA is encoded by the coding sequence ATGGCTCATGAGCAGTTTCAACAAAAAGTCCAACAGATGTTGCCGAAAGAAAGGTACGACCATACGCTAGGTGTGATGCAAACAGCCGTCTCTTTAGCGAAAAGATATGAGGTTGATGAAGACAAAACTGAACTGGCAGCGTTGTTGCATGATTACGCAAAACCTTTGCCGAAGGAACAACTCATTGCTACCATAAAACGACATGAACCCGATGAAAATTTTTCGGAACATGGGGGCGTATTGTTGCATGCGCCGGCGGGAGCGTATATTGTGCAAGAAGAGTTCGGCATCCAAGACAATGACATTTTTTCAGCCATTTATTGGCATACGACGGGCCGGCCGCAAATGAGCCTTTTTGAAAAAATTATTTTTTTAGCTGATTACATGGAGCCGGGCCGGTCATTTCCGGGGATTGAGGAAGTAAGAAAGTTGGCAGAAGTGGATTTGGATGGTGCGTTGCTCGCCGCGTACACGAATACGATCCAACATTTGGTTGCCAGCAAGCGTATGGTCCATCCCATGACGCTCGCTGCCTATAACGATGCGATCGCTCAAAAAAATAAGAGAGGTGCTTAA
- the rsfS gene encoding ribosome silencing factor has protein sequence MTDQILETAVKTADDKHAQNIVALDMQGISILADYFVICHGSSVKQVQAIAEEIKNEAQNADIPVKRMEGYGDGKWVLIDLGDVVVHVFHEDDREYYNLEKLWGEAPVISLDHVLT, from the coding sequence ATGACAGATCAAATCCTGGAGACAGCTGTAAAGACGGCAGATGATAAACATGCTCAAAATATCGTAGCGTTGGACATGCAAGGGATCTCTATTCTCGCTGATTATTTTGTGATCTGCCATGGTTCTTCGGTAAAACAAGTGCAAGCAATCGCGGAAGAAATAAAAAACGAGGCCCAGAATGCAGATATTCCAGTAAAACGAATGGAAGGGTATGGGGACGGCAAATGGGTGCTCATTGATCTTGGCGATGTCGTCGTTCATGTGTTTCACGAAGATGACCGAGAGTATTATAACCTCGAAAAATTATGGGGAGAAGCCCCCGTCATTTCCCTTGACCACGTGCTTACGTAG